The following are encoded in a window of Amphibacillus xylanus NBRC 15112 genomic DNA:
- the fliG gene encoding flagellar motor switch protein FliG, translating to MTTRHKQILTSRQKAAILLISLGPDVSAQIYKHLTEEEIEKLTLEISSVKKVNSEQIEEVLEQFHQIALAQDYISQGGIGYARTVLEKAVGSEEAQRIIARLTSSLQVKPFDFARKADPAQILNFIQSEHPQTIALILSYLDNEQAGQILSELPQEVQADVAKRIALMDSTSPEIIYQVEQILEEKLSATVTQDYTQTGGIQAVVEVLNGVDRSTERTILDALEIQDPELAEEIKKRMFVFEDIVTLDNRAIQRVIREVENDDLRLALKVASEEVQSVIFENMSSRMAETFKEEMEYMGPVRLRDVEEAQQRIVAAIRRLEEVGEIVIARGGGDDIIV from the coding sequence ATGACTACTAGACACAAACAAATACTTACCAGTCGACAAAAAGCGGCAATTCTACTTATTTCACTTGGTCCAGATGTATCGGCACAAATATATAAGCACCTAACTGAAGAAGAAATCGAGAAATTGACTTTAGAAATCTCATCAGTAAAGAAAGTTAATTCAGAACAAATAGAGGAAGTATTAGAGCAATTTCATCAAATTGCACTTGCTCAAGATTATATTTCACAAGGTGGAATTGGCTATGCGAGGACTGTTTTAGAAAAAGCGGTCGGTAGTGAAGAAGCACAGCGGATTATTGCCCGTCTAACTTCCTCATTACAAGTAAAGCCGTTTGACTTTGCTAGAAAGGCGGATCCAGCTCAAATACTTAACTTTATTCAATCTGAGCATCCGCAGACAATCGCATTAATATTATCCTATTTAGATAATGAGCAAGCAGGACAAATTTTGTCAGAGTTACCACAAGAAGTGCAGGCAGATGTAGCAAAACGTATTGCTTTAATGGACTCGACATCACCAGAAATTATCTATCAAGTTGAACAAATATTAGAAGAGAAATTATCAGCTACTGTGACGCAAGATTATACACAAACGGGTGGTATTCAAGCTGTTGTTGAAGTGTTAAATGGTGTTGATCGAAGCACTGAACGAACGATACTTGATGCTTTAGAAATCCAAGACCCTGAATTAGCTGAAGAAATTAAGAAGAGAATGTTTGTATTTGAAGATATTGTTACGCTTGATAATCGAGCGATTCAGCGTGTTATTAGAGAAGTTGAAAATGATGACTTACGCCTAGCACTTAAAGTTGCTAGTGAAGAAGTTCAAAGTGTTATTTTTGAAAATATGTCTAGTAGAATGGCTGAAACATTTAAAGAAGAGATGGAATATATGGGACCAGTTCGATTGCGTGATGTTGAAGAAGCTCAACAAAGAATTGTTGCTGCTATTCGCCGTTTAGAAGAGGTTGGTGAAATCGTCATTGCCCGTGGCGGAGGAGATGATATCATTGTCTGA
- the fliF gene encoding flagellar basal-body MS-ring/collar protein FliF → MKEIFIQQKDKIIEFWKIRSKREKGIILSSILIFLIIVGGGSYIATRTTMVPLYSNLTLQEAGQIKAELDARGIDSEITDGGSTIRVPEELANNLLVDLAAQGIPQSGGIDYSFFSQNSSWGVTDNEFDMMKLDATQTELANLIKSIAGINNANVMITMPQQQIFVSDDQGEASASIVLEVAPGYRFEPSQINALYHLISKSVPNLPIENIGIIDQNFNHYDLESSGNFTSGDIYASQQAIKKDIEKDIQRRVQQMLSIMIGADKVVTSVTADIDFTQENRMEQLVDPVNDEIDGLPVSVESIHETYTGTGPIEGTVGSGENDVANYPAGDSGNGDYELIQDSVNYEFNRIQREIIESPYKIRDLGIQVAVDRRKDTIGEDGQPVLLTPAEQANVESGIASILDSIIQTTVDGSYETTTNTPNVSIVFQEFGGMNPIEQPTKFEIPFWIMIAVGVLLLLIVILVIILATRKQNNFEEEFAYTAEAEVGEEISLPEIDEAEPTESTMKRKQLEKLAQDRPDEFAKLLRSWISED, encoded by the coding sequence ATGAAAGAAATATTTATTCAACAAAAAGATAAAATTATAGAATTTTGGAAGATTCGTAGTAAAAGGGAAAAAGGCATTATACTTTCTTCTATTTTAATTTTCTTAATTATTGTTGGTGGTGGAAGCTATATAGCTACACGTACAACAATGGTTCCTTTATATAGCAATCTAACTTTGCAAGAAGCAGGACAAATTAAAGCAGAATTAGATGCGAGAGGAATAGATAGTGAGATTACAGATGGCGGATCAACCATCCGTGTACCTGAAGAATTGGCAAATAATCTATTAGTCGATCTCGCTGCTCAAGGTATCCCGCAAAGCGGTGGTATTGATTACTCATTTTTCAGTCAAAATAGCTCTTGGGGCGTGACTGATAATGAATTTGACATGATGAAATTAGATGCTACTCAAACTGAATTAGCAAATTTAATTAAGAGTATTGCAGGCATTAATAATGCGAATGTCATGATCACAATGCCACAGCAACAAATATTCGTTAGTGATGATCAAGGAGAGGCCTCGGCATCAATTGTATTAGAGGTAGCACCTGGTTATCGTTTTGAGCCTAGTCAGATTAATGCACTCTATCATCTGATCTCGAAATCAGTACCGAACCTCCCTATAGAAAATATCGGCATAATTGACCAGAACTTCAATCATTATGACCTAGAAAGTTCAGGTAATTTTACGAGTGGGGATATTTACGCTTCTCAGCAAGCAATTAAGAAAGATATTGAAAAGGATATTCAACGCCGAGTTCAACAAATGCTAAGTATTATGATCGGCGCAGACAAAGTTGTTACTTCAGTTACAGCTGATATTGATTTTACGCAAGAAAATCGAATGGAGCAGCTAGTTGATCCTGTTAATGATGAAATAGATGGACTTCCTGTGAGTGTAGAAAGTATCCATGAAACATATACAGGTACTGGTCCAATTGAAGGGACAGTGGGTAGTGGTGAAAATGATGTAGCGAACTATCCAGCTGGTGATTCCGGAAATGGGGATTATGAGTTAATTCAAGACTCAGTTAACTATGAGTTTAATCGAATTCAACGTGAAATTATTGAAAGTCCATATAAAATTAGAGATTTAGGTATTCAGGTTGCTGTTGATCGTCGTAAAGATACGATAGGCGAAGATGGTCAACCAGTATTATTAACGCCTGCAGAACAAGCAAATGTTGAATCAGGTATTGCGTCAATATTAGACTCAATTATTCAAACGACAGTTGATGGGTCATATGAGACAACAACTAATACACCGAATGTATCAATTGTCTTCCAGGAGTTTGGTGGGATGAATCCTATAGAACAACCAACTAAGTTTGAAATACCTTTCTGGATAATGATTGCTGTAGGAGTTTTACTACTCTTAATAGTTATTTTGGTCATTATTTTAGCCACTAGAAAACAAAATAATTTTGAAGAAGAATTTGCATATACTGCTGAAGCTGAAGTTGGAGAAGAAATCAGCCTTCCTGAAATTGACGAAGCTGAACCAACTGAAAGCACAATGAAACGCAAGCAACTTGAAAAACTTGCTCAAGACAGACCAGACGAGTTTGCCAAGTTATTACGTTCATGGATTTCTGAGGATTAG
- the fliE gene encoding flagellar hook-basal body complex protein FliE, protein MRIDLQTLQSTQPNTYIKANGPNGQDSIHNQFSTQFKQALEQLNQTQIESAQKTEMLVNGEIDQLHDVMIAAQKASLSMSLAVEVQSKVIDAYNEIMRMQI, encoded by the coding sequence ATGCGTATTGATCTTCAAACTTTACAATCTACTCAACCAAACACTTATATAAAAGCAAACGGACCAAATGGGCAAGACTCTATACACAATCAATTTTCAACTCAATTCAAGCAAGCGCTCGAACAATTAAATCAAACCCAAATTGAGTCAGCACAAAAAACAGAGATGCTTGTTAATGGTGAAATTGATCAACTACACGATGTCATGATTGCAGCACAGAAAGCATCACTATCAATGAGTTTGGCAGTTGAAGTGCAAAGTAAAGTTATCGATGCTTACAATGAAATCATGAGAATGCAAATCTAA
- the flgC gene encoding flagellar basal body rod protein FlgC — protein MSIFNSMNVSGSALTAQRLRMDVVSSNIANAETTRARVSENGEFEPYRRKTVRFQESGHSFANHLSRVRSRNQTNLNGVKATAITEDDEPFTLVYNPAHPDAGADGYVRMPNVDPLQEMVDLMSATRSYEANVTALNATKGMLMKTLEIGR, from the coding sequence ATGAGTATTTTTAATAGTATGAATGTGAGTGGATCTGCTTTAACTGCTCAAAGATTAAGAATGGATGTTGTCTCATCAAATATTGCGAATGCAGAAACAACACGTGCTCGTGTAAGTGAAAATGGCGAGTTTGAACCATATCGCAGAAAGACCGTTCGTTTTCAAGAAAGCGGACATTCATTTGCAAATCATTTAAGTCGTGTACGAAGTCGTAATCAAACAAATTTGAACGGAGTTAAAGCAACAGCCATTACTGAAGATGATGAACCGTTTACGTTAGTGTATAATCCTGCGCATCCAGACGCAGGTGCTGATGGATATGTTCGAATGCCAAATGTTGATCCACTTCAAGAAATGGTTGATTTAATGAGTGCAACAAGATCATATGAAGCGAATGTAACAGCTCTAAATGCTACTAAAGGTATGTTAATGAAAACACTTGAAATAGGCAGATAA
- the flgB gene encoding flagellar basal body rod protein FlgB, translating into MSIFDRTIDSLHHGLNYAHLKNETIANNLANVDTPGYKAKSIEFKSLLELEQQSQFTAKRTDPRHIEFGNTIRGFKVHVNHNTQYNHNGNNVDIDKEMVELANNQIYQQALVDRLNGRFNTLQNVIRGGR; encoded by the coding sequence ATGTCGATTTTTGATCGCACGATCGACAGTTTACACCATGGTTTAAATTATGCGCATCTAAAAAACGAAACGATTGCCAATAATCTTGCTAACGTTGATACGCCAGGTTATAAAGCAAAGAGTATTGAGTTTAAGAGTTTATTAGAATTAGAACAACAGAGTCAATTTACAGCAAAGAGAACGGATCCGCGTCATATCGAGTTCGGAAATACGATTAGAGGATTTAAAGTTCATGTTAATCATAATACCCAATATAATCACAATGGAAACAATGTAGATATTGACAAGGAAATGGTTGAATTAGCCAATAACCAAATTTATCAGCAAGCTTTGGTTGATCGATTAAATGGACGTTTTAATACATTACAGAATGTTATTCGTGGGGGACGTTAA